The segment GATTGATGTCCAGGGATAGAGTAATTAGAAATTTCATATCTTGAATAACCTGAAGCTTTTAAAATAAAGTTTGTTAACTCACTATTTTTAAAAGCATCATCATCCTTTGGTAAAGATAGTTTACCTAAATCAACTAATTTCTTAAAAACCGTTCCATTCTCGATACTTAAATCATAAATTGATATGTGTGGAGGAAAAAACTTTAACGATTGTTTTAAGTCTTCTTGCCATTCTTTAAAACCACTTCTTGGTAAATTTTGAATTAAATCCAAACTCCAACTTTTTATAAAACCATGATTATATGCTCTCTTTAACCAAAAACAAGATTTTTCTACATCCTTGCTGCAATGTCTTCTTCCCGCCTGTTCTAAGACCTGATTATTAAAACTTTGAACTCCAAGACTAAATCTATTAATCCCAGCCTTTATAAAGCCATATAGATCATCTTCATTAAAACTAGCTGGATCAACTTCCATTGTGATTTCAGCACCATAATCAATTTTATAATTCTCCTTAAAAAGATTTATTAAATCTTTAATCTGTAAGGGATTTAAAATTGAAGGAGTTCCTCCACCGATATAAATTGTTGAAAGAGGAGATTTATGTTTGATTGATAATATTTCTTTATTTAAATAGGTCAAATATTCTTTAACGGTTTTACTCCCATATCCCTCTAAACTTTCGATTTTATTACCTAAAGGTATAACTGCAAAATCACAATAGAAACATCGTCTGTGGCAAAAAGGTATGTGTACGTAAGCACTTCTAGGCAATTTATTCATCATGCAAACAAAATATAAAGCTTAAAAAAAAAACATAGAGGAGTTTTAAAAATAAAATCTTTATTTACTCAATTAATAAATCCTAGTAGATTATATATATGACGGATATCTTAGTACTAATTTTATTTGTATTGTCTGGAGCGGCATCAGGATGGCTTGGGGTTGATCTTCTACCAATAGACATACTTAAACAAGTCTCTAATGTAGAAGGTTTTAGAATTGTACTAGCCATAATAGGATTTTTTATTGGATTAGCAGCAGGTTTTGTATTTTTACAGCTTAGAAAGACATTCCTTGATCAAATACGTACAATGCCTACGGATTTGTTAATAAGCAGAGCGGTAGGGTTGATTTTAGGATTACTTGTTGCAAATCTACTACTTGCTCCAATATTGTTGATTCCATTTCCAAGGGAAGTATTTTTTGCAAAACCTTTAGCAGCCATTCTTAGTAATTTTTTCTTTGGGGCACTTGGTTATAAATTAGCTGATACTCATGGCAGGACATTGTTAAGACTATTTAACCCTACTAATACTGACGCTTATTTAGTAAATGAAGGAATAATTCCAGCAGCAAGTCCAAAAATTCTTGATACTAGTGTAATTATTGATGGAAGGATAAATGGTTTATTAAGCTGTGGATTACTTGAAGGTCAATTAATTGTGGCCCAAAGTGTAATTGATGAACTACAAACCTTAGCTGACTCTAGTAGTAATGAAAAAAGAGGAAAAGGAAGAAGAGGTCTTAAATTATTAAAAGAGCTGAGAGAACTATATGGAAGGAGACTTGTAATAAACCCAACTAAATATGAGGGGAATGGGGTAGATGAAAAACTTCTAAGAATTACGGAGGATATGGCAGGTACTTTAATTACGGCAGATTATAATCTTTCCCAAATTGCAGAAGTAAAAGAATTAAAAGTTATGAATTTGAGCGATTTAGTTATAGCTTTAAGGCCAGAAGTACAGCCTGGAGAATCACTTAATATAAAAATAGTCAGAGAGGGTAAAGAAAAATTGCAAGGAATTGGATATTTAGATGATGGGACAATGGTCGTAATTGATGATGCAAAGAAATTTGTGGGAGAAAGATTAGATATAGTTATTACTGGTGCATTGCAATCGCCCACTGGAAGAATGGTATTTGGGAAATTGATAAATAATCCTGAGTCAAACAAATCTTTTAAATCTCCAGCGACACAGGGCTAAATATAGCTAGAATCATACTAGTATTTATTTTGTAGAACATATGACTGTATCTGCTCCTTATTACGGCGAGAATACCGCTATGAGGACTCCGCCACCAGATTTACCTTCTCTTCTGCTAAAGGAGAGAATTGTATACCTAGGATTACCGTTATTTTCAGACGATGACGCTAAAAGACAATTAGGAATGGATGTTACCGAGCTAATTATTGCTCAACTCCTATATTTAGAATTTGATGATCCAGACAAACCTATTTATTTTTATATAAATTCAACAGGCACTAGCTGGTATACCGGAGATGCGGTTGGTTTTGAAACAGAAGCTTTTGCTATTTGCGATACCATCAACTACATTAAACCTCCTATTCATACAATTTGTATTGGACAAGCAATGGGAACAGCGGCAGTTATATTGTCTTCAGGGACTAAAGGGCATAGAGCAGCTCTTCCTCATGCTTCTATTGTTCTTCATCAACCAATTAGCGGAGCTAGAGGGCAAGCAACTGATATCCAAATAAGGGCAGAAGAGGTGTTAAAAAATAAAAAATCAATGCTGGAGATCTTATCACGCAACACCGGTAAAAGTATTGAAGAGCTTTCGAAAGATTCTGACAGGATGAGTTATCTTAACCCTCAAGAAGCTTTAGATTATGGAGTGATAGATAGGATACTCACAAGTCAAAAAGATTTACCTAATAACATTTAATCCTTACTTTTAACTCACTACTTTTTTAAAATTATGCCAATAGGAACTCCAAGCGTGCCGTATAGACTACCAGGAAGTCAATACGAAAGATGGGTAGACATTTATACAAGATTGGGTGTTGAGAGGATTTTATTTCTCGGACAAGAAGTTAATGATGGAATTGCGAACAGCTTAGTTGCTCAAATGCTATACCTTGATTCTGATGATAATACAAAACCTATTTATCTTTACATAAACAGTCCTGGCGGATCAGTCACTGCTGGTTTAGCAATATATGACACTATCAAATACGTTAAGAGCGATGTAGTCACTATATGCGTAGGTCTTGCAGCCTCAATGGGAGCATTTTTATTGGGAGCTGGTACTAAAGGTAAAAGGGTTGCTCTTCCTCATAGTCGAATTATGATTCATCAACCACTGGGAGGGACTTCACAACGTCAGGCTAGCGATATTGAAATAGAAGCTAGAGAAATACTGAGAATTAAAGATATGTTGAATCACTCTATGTCTGATATGACAGGACAATCCTTTGAAAAAATAGAGAAAGATACTGATAGAGATTATTTTCTAAGTGCTGAAGAAGCTAAAAACTATGGGCTAATAGATAGAGTAATTTCACATCCAAGCGAGGCGAGCTAGCTCTTATTATCTAAAATTAATATTTAAATATTAATTTTTAAATGAGCAATTATATGGTTTATTTACACCTTTAATGTCTAAAATATTAACTATCAAAAGTTTAGAAGTTACAACTAATGACACAACTCTTTTATGACACAGATGCTGACCTAAGTCTATTAAAAAATAAAACTATCGCAATAATAGGTTACGGCTCACAAGGCCATGCACATGCTTTAAATCTTAAAGACAGTGGAATGGATGTAATAGTAGGGTTATACAAAGGTAGTAATTCTGAAAGCAAAGCTATTAATGATGGATTAAAAGTATTCACTGTTTCTGAGGCTTGTGAAAAAGCAGATTGGATTATGATTCTGCTTCCAGATGAGTTCCAAAAAGATGTTTATATCAAAGAGATAGAACCAAATTTAAAAGAAGGTAAGATATTAAGTTTTGCACATGGATTCAATATAAGATTCGAACTCATTAAGCCACCTAATTTTGTCGACGTTGTAATGATTGCACCAAAAGGGCCTGGACATACTGTTCGTTGGGAATATCAGAATGGCCAAGGAGTTCCTGCCCTATTCGCAGTTGAACAAGACTATTCAGGCAATGCGAGATCATTAGCTATGTCTTATGCCAAGGGTATTGGAGGTACAAGAGCTGGGATTCTTGAAACAAATTTCAAAGAAGAAACTGAAACAGATCTTTTTGGAGAACAGGCAGTTCTATGTGGTGGTTTATCAGAACTTGTTAAATCAGGATTTGAAACTCTCGTTGAGGCAGGATATCAACCTGAATTAGCATATTTTGAGTGTTTACATGAAGTAAAGTTAATAGTCGATCTTATGGTTAAGGGAGGATTATCTCAAATGAGAGATTCAATTTCAAATACTGCAGAATATGGTGATTATGTAAGTGGGAAAAGACTTATAAATAATGAAACAAAAAAAGAAATGCAGAAAATTTTAAAAGATATTCAAGATGGTACTTTCGCTAAGAATTTTGTAGATGAATGTGATAATAACAAACCCTTAATGACAAAATTAAGAGAAGAAAATTCTAAACACGAGATAGAAAAAGTTGGGAAAGGTCTTCGTGCTATGTTCAGTTGGCTGAAATAAATTTATATTTTATATTTATTGCCTCGATTGGGTTTGATCTTTTAATTGGTGATCCAAAGTTTATCATCCATCCTGTTCAAATAATTGGGATTTACATAAAACAAATAACTAATTTTTTTATCCATAATTTCAAGAAAAATAAGAGGATATTATTTTGGGGAGGATTATTTATTGCACTATCCACTATCGCGACAAGCTTTGTGATCGGTAAGATTATTGAATTAATGTTCATTCAATCAAAAAGCAATCTTATTTTTGGAATATTAATCTTCTTAGGCTTATCGAGTTGTTTAGCTTCAAAGAGTCTAATCTTGAGCGTAAAAGAAATTTCAAATCTTATAAACGACAACATAACTGATCAAAAAACTGAACAAATAGTTAAAGAAAAAGTTCAAAGAATTGTAAGTAGAGATGTAAGTACAGCTTCGTTAGAGCATCTTTTGAGATCAAGTATTGAAAGTCTTACAGAAAATTCAGTTGATGGGATTTTTGGTCCGCTTTTTTGGATATTTATTGGAACAGTTTTTATCAAATTTTCGATTTTTCTTCCAGGTCCTTTATCACTTGGCTTTTCATATAAAGCAATAAGTACTTTGGATTCAATGATCGGCTATAAATATGACCATTACAGATATCTAGGTTTTTTTAGTGCAAAAATTGAAGATTGTTCAACTTTCCTTCCAAGTAGAATAGTTTTATTAACATTACCTTTGGTTAGTTCTAAAATTAAAAAATATATTTCTGTCATTAAAAAAAGTTACTCTGATGGAATTAAATATGATTCTCCTAATTCTGGTATTTCAGAGGCTATTTTTGCATATATTTCCAATGTCAAATTAGGAGGTGAGAACAAGTACAATGATGAAATTATTGAAAAGCCAATTATCAATTCAAATGGTAATATTTGCTCCAAAGAAAAAATAAATATTATTTGTCAATTAATTTTAAGACTTCAAATACTTTGGATAATTACTTTTACCATAATTTTTTTTAAAATTTGAATCCTAATTCAATGAAATTTGTTTTAAGTAACTATCATTATTAAAAAGACAATTTTCATGAAAGAAGAAAAACCCCCATTAAAAAATTCGGATAATAGTCCTACTGAAAATCTAAAGGAAGAGACAAATAATACATCTTCTGATAATGAATATTCAAAATGGGTTGATAATCAAGGTGATGAAGTAAAAGATGTTTTTGGATTTAATAGTAGTGCCGAACTTGTTAATGGCAGAGCAGCTATGATCGGTTTTTTAATGCTCTTATTAACCGAATTAGTTTTTAAAGGAAGGCCTGTCACTTCCTCAATCTTTGGTATAAATTGATAATGGAAGAAAAAAAATCTAATCCATTAAAAATTTTCCTATACATTTCAGCTTGGGTAATAATTTGGGGAACATTTGGTTCATTTATAGATTTCCCCCTTTATAAAAATAATATCTATCAAGAGGGGAGCATATATCAATATCTTACTTTTACAATTACAGCAATCATTTCAATTTTGAGTGCCAAATTCTTTTATAAAAAAATTAAACTATAAGAACTTATATCTATATTTTTTAATAATTTTTGCTGGTTCTAAATTATCCTGAGTCTCATATAGTATCCATTGATGAGTTTCAGTATCATGATCACAACCTAAGCTATTTGATGGGTCAGGCAAATTAGAAAGATATGAGTGACATGACTGATCCGCCTCGAAAGCAGAGTCATAACCACTTAAAAAGTATACTGAAAATCCAATAAGTACAACTGATATAACCACTTGAAAAAATAAGCTAACTATCTTCATGAATTTCCGGTCAAAATTTAAATATATCACTTCTAAAATTCTTTCGATAAAAAATTAAGCTATCGACCAACATTAAAGATAAAATCATGAAAGCCTTTATTATTAAAATACAAAATAACCAAAAGTACTAAAATTATATTTAAAACTAATACAACTGAACCAAATATATTAATCTGCTTTTTACCTGGCAAGGTATAAGTAAATTTTTTTCCTTTAAGAAAAGAAGCTAACCCTTTTTTCTCTTTTTCCAAATCCTTAATAGGTTTATCATTTTTAACTTCACTTTCAGAAAAACCTTTTACCATTTCAACCTTTATAACAAATTAATAATATTCTAAATTTAAAATTTTTCTCAAGAATTAACAATTTTTATTCACATATGAAAGCATCATTCCATTTTTATTTTTCTTTAACTTTCTAAAGTAATAAGCTTCAATAAGTTCTGTCTGCAACCCAAGAATACTTGCCTGACATTTATATTTTTTTTGCTCAGACTCAACTAACTGTATTTTCTCAATTTCCAATAATAAGTTACTACATACTTTATATTGCAAATCTTTGAAGCATTCATTTGCTTTTCTTAAAATTTCCGATTTAGTTAATAATTGTTCGGCAACAATAGGATTTAAGAATAAAACTAACAAAGGTAGTGAGAAACATATAAATTTCTTATAACTAAAAAGAGTCAAAAAGTAAAAACCCTCCTAATAAAATCATGTTAAAAATAATATAAAAAAATTATCAATACTTTTTTCTTTAAAAAAAAAGGTGTTCAAAAAGAACACCTATATTAAAGACAAAATAAGCTATTAGAATATTAGCCTTGAACTCTATCCTTAAATAGTTTTCCTGCTGAGAATGTAGGAACTCTTTTCGCGGGAATCGCAATTTTTTCCCCAGTTTTAGGGTTTAAGCCCTGTCTAGCAGAACGATCCCTTGGTTCAAAAGAACCAAATCCCAGTATGGAGACTTTTTTGCCTTCCACTACTGAATCAACAATAGTTTCAATAGCTGCATCAACAACTAAAGATACATCTGTTTTTGTAAGCTCAGTACGAGCAGCTACAAGATTTACTAAATCAGCTTTGTTCATTGAATTGTTTGTATAGCAGAGATTTGAAAGACAAGAATTTTAAAATCAAGTCTAATTACCTCGAACTTGCATATCATATGGAGCAAATACAAATACGGCAACCAAAAATGCCGGCAGCGCAAAGCTTTATACAAAATTTAATGACATTTTTAGCTATTCAACAATATTGTTAGATCTTAAATTTTTATAAGCACTTAAATTTACTTTAGGTAAAATGAAGGGCCAAAACTCTTGCAGTAACTAGTTTTCTTTAAAAAAGTTTAATTTCTAATTATTAAAAAAATTTATATTTAAAAGTAATCAATTTAACAATTTCAAATATTTATTATTTTTTATTAAATTTCAGATATATTTTCTTCTCAGCACATGAAGAGGATATTCTTTCCATTTTAAAAGCAAAAAAATTCAGTAACATATTACGTTTGAACCGAGTTTTGAACTTTTTTGTGTATAAATACAAAACAAAGAAAAGAACATTTAATTAGTAATATTAAATTTTTTAAATTTAAGAATATTGATGAGTGAAACATCAAATTTGATTCTTTTTTTTTAATTTTGCACTTATGATTCTGAAATGAATTATTTAATTAAATTAGTTCATTTATAAAAAAAATTAAAGAAATAAAGAAACAGTGAATGATATAAAGGTTGGAAAACCATTACCTCTGGGTAGTTCAATAACTTCAGGAGGTGTCAATTTCTCTCTAATAGCTACAAATGCAGAATATATAGAAATTTTATTATTCGAGAAAGAAGATTCAGTTGCTCCAAAAACAATCTTCAAGTTAGATCATAGTCATAAGACTGGTTCTTATTGGCATGCTGAAATAAATAATCTCAAAGAGGGTTCAATCTATGCCTTTAGAGTAAAACAGAATGATAATGGACTAAATAAAAATTATTCTAAAACTGTTCTCATAGATCCTTGCTCAAGAGGCATTACTGGATGGAGTAATTACAAAAGAAAAAATGCACTCAACAATATAGATAACATGGATTGTTGTCTTAAAAGTGTTGTTTGTGATAGAAAATCTTTTAATTTTAAAGATTTCCCTAGACCTAAACACTCATGGAAAGAAACTATTATTTATGAGTTACATATCAAAGCATTTACTCAATCCTCTAATGAAGAAGAAAGTTGTTTTAAAAAATTTTTAAAAAAAATTCCATATCTTAAAAAACTTGGCATAACAAGTATTGAATTACTTCCGGTATTTTGTTTTGACCCAAATGATGCTCCTAATGGATTAGAAAATTTCTGGGGATATAGTCCTATTAACTGGTTTACTCCACATTTTCAATATCTTTCTAATAATACCGCCAAAGGAAATAGAGAGGAATTTAGAAAATTTGTGGAAGAATGCCATAAAGCAAACATTGAAGTAATTTTAGATGTGGTTTATAACCATACCTCTGAAGGAGATTATCAAGGACCTGCCATATCTTGGAAAGGGATAGATGACAATCTTTATTATTTCATCGACAAAGATAAAAATTATCAAGATGTCTCTGGATGTGGGAACACTATAGCAGCAAATAGAGGATTAGTTAGAAAATTAATATTAGAGTCATTAAAATGCTGGGTAAATGAATTAGGCGTTGATGGTTTTAGATTTGATTTAGGTATTGCCTTGTCAAGAGGTGAAGATCTCATCCCTCTTGATAATCCACCAATTTTTGATGATATTGAATGTGATCCTGAACTTGCCGATATCAAATTTATCAGTGAGCCTTGGGATTGTGGAGGATTATATAAATTAAACGATTTCCCCTCTAAGAAAACGTTTACATGGAATGGGCATTTCAGAGATGACTTAAGAAGATTTTGGAAAGGGGATAAAGATACGGCTTGGAATATGAGTGACAAAATCAAAGGTAGTCCATCACATTACAAAGAAAATAATTTCTTACCAAAGTCTATAAATTTCATAACTTCACACGATGGATTTACACTAAAAGATTTAGTTACCTTTAACAAAAAACATAATTTCGCAAATAAAGAGCAAAATAGAGATGGGGATAACCACAACAATTCATGGAATCATGGAGTGGAAGGACCTACATCAGACTTATCTATTAAAAAATTAAGAAAGCGGCAACAAAAAAATTTACTTTTGAGTTTATTCATTTCAAGAGGAGTCCCTATGTTGCTAATGGGTGATGAAATAGGAAGATCTCAAGGCGGAAATAATAATTCTTGGTGCCAAAACAATTCTTTAGGTTGGATGAATTGGGATGAAAATCAACAAGATTTAGAACTATTAAATTATCTAAAGTATTTAATAAAAATAAGAAAAAAATTTATTAATTTTTTTAATCCTATTTCTTCAACAAATAAAAAAGAAATTGACAATTTAGCCAATTATTATTGGCATGGTCCAAAGTTAGAAAGTCCAGATTGGAGTAGTTGGTCACATACAGTTGCATTAAGCATCAATAAAGGTGAAAATAATCCTTTAATTTGGGCTGGCTTAAATGCATATTCAAAAAGCATTGATTTTTATTTACCAAAATCTAAAAGTAAATGGCTCAAAATTATTGATACTAATCATTCTGAAAATACTAAGCCTATCCCCATTACCGATACTTTTATTAAAGTAGATAATAGAAGCTCTGTGTTAATTATTTCAGAAGAAGTATTTGGAACAAAAAATAATATAATCTAAAAGCGGGCGGCGGGAATCGAACCCGCATCTTCAGCTTGGAAGGCTGAGGTTTTACCACTAAACCACGCCCGCAAAAAGTAATAGAATTACCTTTGCAATAATACATTACCAAACAATCAACAAAGTAAAAAGATTGGAAAATTCACACTCAAAAAATATAACCGGATCAAGAACAAGATTAATGCTCTCTTATGGACTTGGAGATGCAGGCACAGGTCTAGCCGCCACACAATTTGGCTTTTTCCTTTTTAGATTCTTTATTTGTTCGGCAGGTTTACCCGTTTTAATTGCAGGTTCATTACTAATGTTGATAAAAATATGGGATGCAATAAACGATCCATTAATAGGATGGTTAAGTGATAGGACAAAATCGAGATGGGGGCCAAGGATACCTTGGATGCTAATTGCTGCAGTGCCTCTAGGGATTTCTTTGGCAGCAATTTGGTGGATCCCCACAGGCCCTGTCATAAACAGAACGATATACTATACTTTGATTTCAATAATAGTAATGACTGCTTATACAAGTATTAATCTTCCTTTCGCAGCTCTATCTACAGAAATCTCAGAAAAAACTTCAATAAGAACTAGGTTAAATGCCGCAAGATTTACAGGCTCAATAATAGCTGGTTTAACTGGTTTAATAATAGCTGGAGTGGTTTTAAATTCAGAAGGATTAGCTAATAACGAATATTTTGTGATGGGCAAAATTAGCGGTTTTATAGCAGTAATAACAACCTTATTATCTTGCTGGGGACTTGCCCCATATGCAAAAAAAGCTAGACGGCCATCTGCGAAAGCGGAACCAATTAAACTTCAATTTAAAAGAATATTTAATAACAAAAAATTTCTTAAAGTGATTTCCCTTTATATTTTACTTTGGTGTGCCTTGCAGTTAATGCAAACAGTCGCGTTAATTTATGTAGAGGATGTTCTTAATGTGCCTTCAGAAATTGCTAACTGGGTTCCAATACCATTCCAAATAAGTGCCCTAATAGGATTACAAATATGGGCAAGAGTCTCAAATAAGTTGAACAGAATTTCAGCTTTAAACTATGGTGCAATTATTTGGATTATTTCTTGTACATCAGCATTATTTTTACCTTCTTTATCAAAAGTTTCTTCTATAGAAGATAGCTTTTTACTTAATTTTGATAACCTTATCCTATTCATAATGTTGATTGTCATAATCTGTTTAATTGGAATAGGAGCTTCAACCGCGTACTTAATACCTTGGTCACTACTTCCTGATGCAATAGATGAAGATCCAGAAAAACCCGCAGGCCTTTATACTGCTTGGATGGTTCTTATTCAGAAAATTGGCATTGGACTAAGTGTTCAAGTATTAGGTTTATTATTATATATATCTGGTTATCAATCATGTTTTGTGGACAAATCTACTTTAAATATTATTGAACAATCATCTTTAGCTCAATTAACCATCAGGTTGTGTATTGGTTTTATACCTTCTTTATTAGTAATAGTTGGACTATTTATAATGCGAAAGTGGGATCAAAAATTATTAACCAATTAATATAAAAACATGTACTATCCTAAGTTTTTTAAAAGACTTGTAAGCAGCCTCATAATTGGAGGACAAGCAATTAACTATATCTTTAGAGGTAAAATTTCAAAAAACGATCTTTTTGAACAGCTTATGGAATCAGGTCCCGGAAGTTTAGTGATTGTTTTAATTACAGGCATTGCGGCAGGTACAGTTTTTAATATTCAGGTAGCTTCCCAACTAACAAGCATGGGGGTTTCAAGTGAAATAGGGGGCTTACTAGCTGTAGGGATGGCAAGAGAAATGGCTCCTCTTCTAACTGCTACTTTAATGACTGGCAAAGTCGCTACTGCATATGCAGCTCAACTCGGAACGATGAAAGTTACAGAACAAATAGAAGCTATAACAATGTTAAGAACTGAACCAATTCAATATTTAGTAGTTCCAAGATTACTCTCTATGATAATTATGTCACCAATACAATGTCTTTTATTTTTATCAGTTGCTTTATGGAGTGGGCAAATCTGGAGCACAATTTTTTATAACGTTCCTCCCATTGTTTTTTGGACCTCTGTTCGTTCTGGTAATGTAAGCTTAACTAGTTCAGACTTATCATCCATGATAATTAAATCCGTAGTTTTCGGATTACTAATATCAATTATTGCCTGTGGATATGGCCTTACTACTAAAGGAGGTCCAAAAGAAGTAGGAACAAGTACAACAGGTGCTGTGGTAATGACTCTTGTTACTGTATCTTTAATGGATGTAGTTCTAACACAAATATTATTTGGATAAATCGATGTTTAATACTAAATCAAAACTAACTGAGCCAGTAACCATCTCTCCATCTTTTCAATTACCAATAATCCTAATAATTTTAAGTTTTATGCTCCTATTCCTAAATATTGGTTATTGGCCCACCATAGTATTTGCTGCATTTAGCTTTTTTTTATTGCTTCAATCATTTACTTTAAGAATAAAAATAACCAATGAAGATTTTATAGTTTTGCAACTTGGAAAAGAAATTAGAACCTTTCCATTTAAAAATTGGATCTCTTGGAAATTCTTTTTTCCCATAATCCCCGGTATTTTTTACTTTAGAGAAAAGTCTAGTCCTCATTTATTACCTATACTATTTAATCCAGAGCAACTAAAAAACGAACTTATAAAGAAAGTTGAATCTCTGGAAATTAAAAACCCTTAAAAAAAATTTTTTGATTAATTACAAATTCAATTAAATGACTAATACAAAAGTTTCTAATAATAATCCTGATAAGGAATCAATAATCAATAAATCAATTACAAAAGCAAAAGATAATGAAATAATCAAAAATAAAACAATTCAAAATAAAAAGGTAAATTCTGTAAGTAAAGAACCTAATAAATCTGTAGATGATATTTCAAATGAACTATTTAGCGAACTTATTTCAAAAAAAATCTCTTTAGTTCAAGAGATAAAAGATTTAGAAACAAAAAAAAATGAATTAGAAAAAGATATTGAATCAAATTTCAAGGGTCAATCAGATAATATCGCAAAAAGAGTAAAGGGATTCCAAGAATATTTAACGGGCTCTTTACAGAACCTTTCACAAAATGTAGAAAAACTAGAATTAGTTTCGCAACCAATAGTTGTTAAGCCTTCTCCTCTTGATGAGAAAAAAGAGGCTTCAAACAAAAATGAATTGCTTACTGTTCCTGCCTTATCTGAAACATTTAAACCAGATGAACAACTCATTAGAAGTTGTTTCTCAAATTTCATAGAACAGCCTGATTTTTATTCAGAACCGTGGAAATTAAGACGAAGCCTTGATTCATCAGATATTGAAGTCATGGATGATTGGTTCTTTAATATGGGTGGAAGGGGATCCCTAGAGAGCAGGGGTTCGAGGCAAAAAAATGCTTTATTATCTGCTGGGTTCATAGCTATTCTTGGTGAATTGTATGGAGACCAGTTTCAAACTCTAATATTGGCTTCTCAGCCTGAAAGATTAGGAGAGTGGAGGAGAGTTTTACAAGATTCCTTAGGTCTTACAAGAGATGATTTTGGACCCAATAGCGGCATTGTTCTTTTTGAAAGACCAGAAGGCGTTATAGAAAGAGCTGACAGATTAGAGGCTAATGAAGAATTGCCATTTATTATTGTGGATGCAGCGGAAACATCTGTAGAAATACCAATTCTTCAATTTCCATTATGGCTTGCCTTCGCAGGCTCAAATGATGAAATTTATGATGATCTTGAACTAAATTAACTTCTATGCATATTTTAATTATTTCTATAAGTTATTTTTTGGGATCACTACCAACAGGATTCTTATTTGGTAAATTTCTAAAAAATATTGATTTAAGACTTACAGGATCTGGATCAACCGGGGCAACGAATGTTTTAAGAAA is part of the Prochlorococcus marinus subsp. pastoris str. CCMP1986 genome and harbors:
- a CDS encoding DUF3086 domain-containing protein, encoding MTNTKVSNNNPDKESIINKSITKAKDNEIIKNKTIQNKKVNSVSKEPNKSVDDISNELFSELISKKISLVQEIKDLETKKNELEKDIESNFKGQSDNIAKRVKGFQEYLTGSLQNLSQNVEKLELVSQPIVVKPSPLDEKKEASNKNELLTVPALSETFKPDEQLIRSCFSNFIEQPDFYSEPWKLRRSLDSSDIEVMDDWFFNMGGRGSLESRGSRQKNALLSAGFIAILGELYGDQFQTLILASQPERLGEWRRVLQDSLGLTRDDFGPNSGIVLFERPEGVIERADRLEANEELPFIIVDAAETSVEIPILQFPLWLAFAGSNDEIYDDLELN